Within the Anaerotignum faecicola genome, the region CAGGATAAACTGTCAAATCAGAAAATAAGATGTCTGATTTCATGATTTCAAACTTTTTTCTTTCTTCTTTCAAAAAAATAAAAAAGAGAGTGGATTTTTGCAAATTCCGCTCTCTCTGCTTTATTTTGTAAATATGCCCTTATACTTTTTCCGCCAGATACTCTGCTCCGCCGTCAGCGGCTCTATCGTCTGTCCGCCCTCCGCATTGCGTCCAATCAAAATCAACTCGCCATCCGCCGTCAGATAGAACTGCTCCGCCGTCCAATCCTCGCCTGCCTGCGCCTGTGCCGCCTCCAAAGAGGTCTGCGTCAGCATATCCGCAAGCGTTACGGCTCTCTGCCCCAAAAGATCAAAGTTTTTTGCAAAGCGTACAGGCATGCCGTCTCTCGTCCCTTCCCAGAGAATCGAAAGAAAATCCTTCGTGCAGAAGCCTGTTGTCACCTGCACCTGCAAAAGGCTGTCCGCCGTATTTTCCTCCGCTATAAATGCTGCGATGTACTCCTGCATCTGCTGCATCAGGGAATCATTCAGGCTTTTTTCGTAATTCGCATCATTCAGCCCCACAATGACAGGCACATCCACAGAATATCCGCCGTTTTCCTCGTCCGCCGTCAGCTCCTTCACTGCCACTACAGGCTCCGTCCCGTCCTTCATTTCCAACGTCACCTGCTTGGTTTCGTGGTTAAAGCGAACCTCCCCTGTATAGTACGCCGAAATAACCTCCTCGTCCACATACAGGCAGCCGTTAATCATATTCGGTTCATCCGGCAGAGTGACCGCATACCCATTCAGAACGGCATCCCGTTCCCCGGAACGCACGCGCAGCGTTCTGCCGCGGTAGGAAATCGCCGTTTGCTTCGTTTCCGTATCCCATTTTACCGTTCCACCCAGCGCTTCCATGGTATTGCGCAGGGGCAGCAAAAGCTTTTCTGTATCCTCAAAATAAAGCGGCATATTCTCCATATTTTCCAACGTTTTTACGCCGCCTTCTTCCTGCTCCGTTTCATTTTGTGCCGAGGTTTCCGTTGCCGTCACCTCTATTTTATTCCGCGTAATCAGCGTCATGGAAAGCGTCAGCGCACCTGCCAGAAGCACCGCACCTGCCGCCGCAATGATTGCAACCTTTTTTACTGTCATAATTCTCCCTCTCTCTGCTTTCGCTCAGAAAGTATTTTTTATTTCTGCATCATAAAAAATGCCGCCAGCTTTTCAGGAAATGTTGCCTCATCCTTGATCTCCGGCACTCTTTCAGGCAAATCCTTCCCCAGAAGAATTTCCTTTTCGTCCAGACGGATAGTGATATGCTTCGTATCCTTATCCCAGTGCATTTCCGCACCAATCAGATTTGTTAAGTCGCGCAGCTTATAATACGCCGCATCCCCCTTCGCTCGCCCCTCTATCTCCTTTGTCTCTCCGTCATAGGAAACCCTCACGGCATCGTATTTCACCTTATTGCCATCCGCAGAAAGGTCTATTTCCTTATCCAGAAAAGCGAACAGCTGCTTTGCATTTGGCGCAGAAATGTAATACGCACCCTTTTCATAATAGAACTCAATTCTGTCATCCGCCTCTGCCGTCTGCAGCTGCATCTCCTGCATTGTTCCCTTTCTCCATGGGTTTGCGGCAGCAGGGTCTGTCGGGTCCCAGCCGCGGCGCACCGTATCGTTTCTGTTGACCTTCGGCACAGCGGCGGGCTGCAAGGGCTCCTTCACATCCCCACGATACATTCTCACGGTTGTGCCAATCGGACAGTTATCATAAATCCATTTTACATCCCGCACTGTCAGGCGGATGCACCCTGCGGATGCAGTTGTCCCCAATTTGTTGAATTCATCATATTCCAATGTGGTTTTGTCCTTTTCAAAATAAGGTACAGAATGAAAGAGATACGGCCCCGTAATGCGTGTGGCATACTGCCCCCACACATTCCCGTATAATGCGCGCCATTCGTATTTCGCACTCGTCCGGAATGTCCCTTCGGGGGTATCCGTGCCGCCGCTGCATCGAAACGCCTTAATGGGAACGGTATAATTTCCCGCCGCATCCTTTTCATACACCGTCACCACATTCGCCGTCAGGTTCACCGTTATGTAATAGGGACTTTTCGTTTTTTCTGCCGCAAATGCTGTGCCGCATAAGCCAAACAGCAGCAAACAGAATACCAATATGCCCAAGCTTCGTTTCTTCATGGTTCTTCTCCTTTGTTACACAGTTGCTTCAATTACCGAATTTTTCTCCTTATACATTATAAAAAAGGATTGCACAAGAATCAAGAAACACTTTCTTAAAAATCGTTGAATTTTTGAGAAATCTGCAAAAAAAAGAACAGGGAACGTCCTTTTCAGGCAATTCCCCGTCTGTTTGTTTAAATATTTTTCAAATCCTTAAAGCTTTGGAACAGGGTTCTGTAAAGCTCCTTATACAGCGTGAAGTATTTCGCATACGCACCATTCGCCGCCATATTCGGCTCGGAACTATCTTTTTTCCGCACCAGCGCATCACAGGCCGTCTCCAAATCGGAATAAATGCCTGCGCCAACGCCTGCCAAAATCGCCGCACCCAATGCGCCGCCCTGGTCAGACTGCACCGTGCTTACCGAACAGCCATACATATCTGCCAGCATTTGTCTCCAGAAGGGGCTTCTGCCGCCGCCGCCGCAGATCATCATATCCTCAATGGGTACGCCCATCTCACGGAACACCTCAACACATTCCCACTGGGAGAAGGAAATCCCCTCCATCACAGAGCGAATCAAATGCGGTCTTTCGTGCATGGCAGAAAGTCCAAAGAACACCCCTCTGCAATCCGGATCGGGATGCGGAGAGCGTTCCCCCATCAGGTAAGGCAGGTAAATCAGCTTTTCAGAACCGATAGGCACCCTTGCAGCCTCTGCCGTCATGATTTCATAAGGGTCTACGCCCTTTTCCGCAGCCTCTGCCATTTCCGGCGTGCAAACGTGATTGCGCAGCCATTGCAGAGAAAGCCCTGCCGCTTGTGTGCAACTCATTACCGTCCATTTGCCGGGTACAGAGGCACAAAGCGTATGCACTCTGCCCTTGGGATCAAGTGCCATTCGGTCGGAAACCGCATAAACCACCGCAGAGGTACCAATCGTGGTGAATGCCTTCCCTTGAGAAACAATGCCTGTCCCAATCGCTGCCGCAGGGTTGTCCCCCGCACCGCCAACCACAATCGTGCCTGCCGCAAGTCCTGTCAGCGCCGCCGCCTCCTGATGCACCTCGCCGGTTACATCCTGCGATTCATACATCTTGCCAAGCAGTCTTTTTTCAATGCCAAGTCCCTCCAGAATTTCATCCGACCATGTCCGCTTTGCAACGTCCATCAGCTGCATGCCGGAGGCATCGGAAACCTCCGTGGCATATTCGCCCGTCAGCTTATACCGAATATAGTCCTTCGGCAGAAGGATATGCGCGCATTTTGCGTACAACTCCGGCTCATGCTTTTTCACCCAGAGGATTTTTGCCGCCGTAAAGCCGGTTACCGCAGGGTTCGCCGTAATCTGAATGATTTTTTCCGCACCCAGCATACGGTTCATATCCTCGACCTCTTCGCCCGTTCTCTGGTCGCACCAGATAATCGAGCGGCGCAGCACCTCGCCGTTTTCATCCAGCATAACCAGTCCGTGCATCTGTCCGGAAAGCCCAATGCCCTTGATATCTGCCACATCCACGCCGGAGGCTTGCAGCACCGCCTGCACACCCTGCACTACTGCGTTCCACCAGTCCTCAGGCTCCTGCTCTGCCCAGCCGTTCTGCTCCTGATATAAGGGATATTCAAATGTTTTTGCTGTGATTGGGTTGGCATCCCTGTCAAACAGAACCGTTTTCGTGCCGGAGGTACCAATATCAATCCCCAGTAAATATTCCATAGTCACACCGCCATTTCTTTCGCATGCATCACAGCTTGATAACAGCCTTTACCACGTTTTCCTTATCGTTGATAGCAGCCTCGTATGCCTCCTGAATGTGTTCAAAATCGAATTCATGGGTTGCTACCATGCCGATGTCAATGCCGTTTGCAACTGCGGAAATTGCCTTTGCATACAGATTTCTGTAACGAAATACGGATTCGATTCTTGCTTCCTTTGCCATAATCTGACCAAAGTTGAATTTTACTTCTGGGTCAGCCGCCATACCTACCAATGTGATAGTACCGCCCTTCTTTACCAGATAAGGTGTCTGTGCGATGGTAACGGGAGAGCCTGCTGTTTCAAATACCTTTTCAATCCCTACGCCGTTTGTAAATGCTTCTACTTCCTTCAGCACATCCTTTTCCTTCGCATTGATTACTCTGGTTGCGCCCAGCTTCATTGCGTAGTCCAGACGCTTCTGCGCCATATCTACCACTGTGATATCCGTTGCACCGCAAGCCTTGCAAGCCAACAGTGTCATCAGACCGATACAGCCGGAGCCAAGGATAATGCACTGGTCGCCCATGCCAACCTTGCCCTGGTGTGCCGCATGCAGACCAACAGCAAAAGGCTCAATCAGTGCGCCTTCCTTTGTGGACATCCCTTCGGGCAGCTTGAAGCACATATCCGCAGGGAATGTGATATAGTCCTCATTGCAGCCCTGCACAGGAGGAGTTGCAAGGAAAACAACATCGGGGCACAGGTTATATCTGCCGGATTTACAGAATTCGCAGTGACCGCAGGTGATACCGGGTTCTAATGCAACCTTGTCGCCCACCTTCAGGTCTGTTACGCCTTCGCCCAGTTTTTCTACAACGCCGCCTGCTTCATGACCCAGCATCAGTTCGCCGTCAACCACGAAGTCGCCGCATCTGCCGTCCTTGAAATAATGCACATCGGAACCACAAATCCCAACATATTCAATCTTCACCAGAACCTCGCCCGCCTTGGGTTCGGGAACTGGGGTTTCTCTGATTTCCATTTTGTTCAATCCAACCATATAAGCTGCTCTGTTTTTCATCTTTTATCTCCTCGCTTTCGCTTTATTGAAATACACAGTTTTATCAGTTTTCGGGAACCTCTCCTGCAAGACGCTCTCCCTTTTATGATAACAGTATAGACGGAATTATGCAAGAATTACACACCTTCCAAAGTACAGTTTTTCATGAAAAAAATAGAGGTATCACTCCCGGAAAACCCGAAAATGATACCTCATATTTACAAATCAATCACGAAAAACAGATTTACCTTCTATTATTCTGTAATCTGACCGTTCTTTTTGTACATTTCAACGTATTCGTCTACGTTGTCAGCAGTAATCAGAACTTCTTCGATATCTGTGTCGATCTGTGTTTCTTCGCCTGTCAGCAGCTTGTGTACTGTGTCAAGGTTCAGAGCAGCCAGGTCGATTGCGGACTGCAGGCATGTAGATGTCATGGAACCATCCTGAATCAGCAGGCAAGCCTCTGCTGTACCGTCAACGCCATATACCAGCATATCTTTGTAAGTGGGGTTGCCCTTTACAACCTCCAGCGCACCTGCTGCCATGTTATCGTTCATAGAGATAACTGCATCAATCTTGCCGTGTGCTGTTGTCCAGTCTTCCATCAGAGCCATAGCTTCGTCCTTGTTCCAGTTTGCGAAGTCTTCGCCTACAATCTGAACGTCAGGTCTCTGGTCAAAGAATACTTCCTGCCATGCGATACGTCTCTGGTCAGCGTGGAAGTTGCCGGAGGGCCCCTTCAGAACAACAACCTTCGCATTTTCGGGAACCTGTGTCAGTGCCAGCTCAGCGTTAACCTGTGCCTGATTGTAAGGATCGGCATCGACAGAGGATGCACCTTCAATGCCTTCAATTCTGGAGTTGGTTGTGATTGCAACCAGACCTGCCTGTACGATTTTTTCAACGTAGGGTCTCTGTGCTTCGCCGTTGTTGGGCTGCACGATGATTGCATCGTAGCCGTTTGCGATTGCGTTTTCGATTGCAGCGTTTTCCTTTGCATCGTCAGCCTGACCATCGAATACCTTCAGCTCGATGTCATCATACTTATCTGCTGCTGCTACCATTTCGTTTGCCAGCCATGCTGCGAAGGAGTCAGACTGCGCTCTTGCAATATACGCTACCTTGTAGGTTTTATTGCTGTCATCGCCGCCTGCGGAATCACCGCCGCCGCAGCCTGTCAGAGCGGTTGCCGCCATAGCCAGTGCCATAAATGCTGCTAAATACTTTTTCATTTTACTCTCTCCCTTTCTTTTTGAAATTACCTTTTTGAGAACATTTTTGCTTTATTTACATTTGATTGATCAAATGAAAGCCATATCATTGGGTTATGCCTTTGCCGCAGGCTCCTTCTTTTCGTCCTTCTTCTGCAGGATAACCTTGGGCGATTTTTTATTCTTGAAGTTGATATCATACAGAACAGCTGCCACGATGATGATACCCTTTACTACCTGCTGAATGTAAGAGTCTACGCCCTGCAGGTTCATGATGTTGTTCAGGCAGCCGATGATGAAGGAACCGATTAAGGAGCCGGAGGTTGTACCAACACCGCCGGAGAAGCTTGTACCGCCGACAATGGCAGCCGTCAGACCTTCCATTTCGTAGCCTACCGCACCATTCGGCAGACCTGCGTTTACACGCGCCATGAACAGCACGCCGGCAATCCCGACCAGAACACCGTTAATCAGGAATGCCATGTATTTGGATTTTACAACATTGATACCGGATGCGATAGAGGCCTCCTCATTGCCGCCGATGGCATAGAAGGAACGTCCCAATCGTGTCTGGTTCATAATATACGAAATAATAATCGTCGCCAAAACAGTAAAGATAACGGGAATGGGAACAGGACCGATTTTCCCCTGCCCGACTACAGCGTATTTCCCAATCTGCAAAATATTCTGCCCGGAGGTATACAGCAGTGCCAGACCTCTCGCCGCCATCTGGGTTGCCAGTGTTACGATGAACGCAGGCAATGCGAAGTTTGCAACAAACAATGCGTTAATCATGTTGAAGATAACCGCAACACCGATGGAAACGGCAAACGCCACTGCCATAGAGCCGGTCGCCTTATACGCACTGACGGAAAGCACACCCGACAGTGCAAGCACCGCACCCGAGGACAAGTCCAGCAGACCGGATACAATCAGTACCATTTCACCATACGCCAGAATGGTCGCTACCGCCAGCTGCACTGCAATATTGGTAATATTTCTGTGGCTCAAGAAATTGGGGTTCATCACAGAAGATACGATAATCAATACCAGCAGAACAAAGAAAATAGAAAATTTCTGCATTAACTCTTTTGATTTATTATTTTTCACTTTTGATCTCCTCCTTTATTTATTCCTGAATAATGCTATGTGTCCCTGTCGCATAAACCATGATAGCCTCCTGAGAGAATTCCTCCCGCTTCAGCTCGCCTGCAATATGGCCCTGGTTCATCACATAAATTCTGTCACACATACCAATCAATTCGGGCAGCTCAGAGGAAACCATTACAACTGCTTTACCCGCCTGTGCCACTTCTGTCATCAGTTTATAAATTTCAAATTTCGCGCCAACGTCAATCCCTCTTGTGGGCTCGTCCAGAATCAGCACCTCAGGGTCACGCATCATCCATTTTGCCAGCAGCACCTTCTGCTGGTTCCCGCCGGAAAGAGACTGAATCGGTGTTTCCTGTGTCGGTGTTTTTACGCTCATTTTATCAAAATATTTTGCAACCATCGCTTCTTCTTCTTTTCTATGGGCATGCCCGCCATAGAAGAATTTTTCCAAGGCTGCAAGGCTCGCATTTTCGCGCACACTTCTCATGGGGATAATGCCGTAACGGCGGCGATCCTCCGAAAGCATGACCATGCCTGCCTTTGTTGCATCGGCTACCCGTTTGATTTTGATTTCCTTGCCGTGTACCTTTACCGTACCGCCGTCAATGGGGTCAAGCCCAAACAGACAGCGCATCACTTCCGTACGCCCTGCGCCGACCAGCCCTGCAAAGCCAACGATTTCGCCCTTGCCTACATGGAAGGTTACATCCTCAAACAGCTGACCGCTCTTGAGGTCTTTTACCTCAAGCAAAGGCTCCCCAATCTCAATATTCTCCTTGGGATATACGTTTTCCATACGACGGCCTACCATCAGCGCGATAACCTCGTCAATGTTTGTATCCTCCGCACGCATACTCTTTACAACCGTACCGTCACGGAATACCGTAATATCATCCGCAATGCGGAATACCTCATCCATCTTATGAGAGATATAAACAATCGCACAGCCCTTTGCCTTCAGAAGTGCAATCTTCTTAAACAGCAGCTCAACCTCCTTCTGCGTAATGGAGGACGTAGGCTCGTCCATAACAACGATAGACGCATCGTTGGAGATTGCCTTCAGGATTTCCAGCATCTGAATATCGGAGGTAGTCAGCGTTTTCAGCTTATCCGTTGCCTTATAGGGCAAATGCTCCTCCTTCAGCAGCCTTTCGGTTTTTTCGCGCACCTCGCGCCATTTTACTCTGCCCATCCCATCCACAGGCAAGCGTCCCAGAAAAATATTTTCCTCTACGGACATTTCGGGAACATAGTTCAGCTCCTGCGCAATCATGGCAATTCCGAGAGATCTTGCCATAATGGGATCTTTGATTTTCACCGATTTCTCATCCACAAAAATTTCGCCGGCATCCGGCTTATAAATCCCGTTGATAATCTTCATCAATGTAGACTTGCCCGCGCCGTTTTCACCGCACAGCGCATGTACAGTCCCTTTTCTGACTGTAAAGTCGATTTTATCCAAAGCCTTTACACCCGGAAAAGATTTTTCGATTTTTGAAACCCGAAGTTTGATGTCATCCCCCATAGGTTCCTCCCTTCCGTAATCACAGACCCAAACGTCTGCTTACTGTTTCATTTGTTCTTCCGTTCCGACCCACTTCCAAAGGCCATTCTCCGGTGCTGTTTTTTTACACCCTTTATGTAACATTCTTTTTCTGTACATATCTGAGTTTAGTATAT harbors:
- a CDS encoding ABC transporter permease; the protein is MKNNKSKELMQKFSIFFVLLVLIIVSSVMNPNFLSHRNITNIAVQLAVATILAYGEMVLIVSGLLDLSSGAVLALSGVLSVSAYKATGSMAVAFAVSIGVAVIFNMINALFVANFALPAFIVTLATQMAARGLALLYTSGQNILQIGKYAVVGQGKIGPVPIPVIFTVLATIIISYIMNQTRLGRSFYAIGGNEEASIASGINVVKSKYMAFLINGVLVGIAGVLFMARVNAGLPNGAVGYEMEGLTAAIVGGTSFSGGVGTTSGSLIGSFIIGCLNNIMNLQGVDSYIQQVVKGIIIVAAVLYDINFKNKKSPKVILQKKDEKKEPAAKA
- a CDS encoding copper amine oxidase N-terminal domain-containing protein, encoding MTVKKVAIIAAAGAVLLAGALTLSMTLITRNKIEVTATETSAQNETEQEEGGVKTLENMENMPLYFEDTEKLLLPLRNTMEALGGTVKWDTETKQTAISYRGRTLRVRSGERDAVLNGYAVTLPDEPNMINGCLYVDEEVISAYYTGEVRFNHETKQVTLEMKDGTEPVVAVKELTADEENGGYSVDVPVIVGLNDANYEKSLNDSLMQQMQEYIAAFIAEENTADSLLQVQVTTGFCTKDFLSILWEGTRDGMPVRFAKNFDLLGQRAVTLADMLTQTSLEAAQAQAGEDWTAEQFYLTADGELILIGRNAEGGQTIEPLTAEQSIWRKKYKGIFTK
- the xylB gene encoding xylulokinase; the encoded protein is MEYLLGIDIGTSGTKTVLFDRDANPITAKTFEYPLYQEQNGWAEQEPEDWWNAVVQGVQAVLQASGVDVADIKGIGLSGQMHGLVMLDENGEVLRRSIIWCDQRTGEEVEDMNRMLGAEKIIQITANPAVTGFTAAKILWVKKHEPELYAKCAHILLPKDYIRYKLTGEYATEVSDASGMQLMDVAKRTWSDEILEGLGIEKRLLGKMYESQDVTGEVHQEAAALTGLAAGTIVVGGAGDNPAAAIGTGIVSQGKAFTTIGTSAVVYAVSDRMALDPKGRVHTLCASVPGKWTVMSCTQAAGLSLQWLRNHVCTPEMAEAAEKGVDPYEIMTAEAARVPIGSEKLIYLPYLMGERSPHPDPDCRGVFFGLSAMHERPHLIRSVMEGISFSQWECVEVFREMGVPIEDMMICGGGGRSPFWRQMLADMYGCSVSTVQSDQGGALGAAILAGVGAGIYSDLETACDALVRKKDSSEPNMAANGAYAKYFTLYKELYRTLFQSFKDLKNI
- a CDS encoding NAD(P)-dependent alcohol dehydrogenase yields the protein MKNRAAYMVGLNKMEIRETPVPEPKAGEVLVKIEYVGICGSDVHYFKDGRCGDFVVDGELMLGHEAGGVVEKLGEGVTDLKVGDKVALEPGITCGHCEFCKSGRYNLCPDVVFLATPPVQGCNEDYITFPADMCFKLPEGMSTKEGALIEPFAVGLHAAHQGKVGMGDQCIILGSGCIGLMTLLACKACGATDITVVDMAQKRLDYAMKLGATRVINAKEKDVLKEVEAFTNGVGIEKVFETAGSPVTIAQTPYLVKKGGTITLVGMAADPEVKFNFGQIMAKEARIESVFRYRNLYAKAISAVANGIDIGMVATHEFDFEHIQEAYEAAINDKENVVKAVIKL
- a CDS encoding sugar ABC transporter substrate-binding protein, yielding MKKYLAAFMALAMAATALTGCGGGDSAGGDDSNKTYKVAYIARAQSDSFAAWLANEMVAAADKYDDIELKVFDGQADDAKENAAIENAIANGYDAIIVQPNNGEAQRPYVEKIVQAGLVAITTNSRIEGIEGASSVDADPYNQAQVNAELALTQVPENAKVVVLKGPSGNFHADQRRIAWQEVFFDQRPDVQIVGEDFANWNKDEAMALMEDWTTAHGKIDAVISMNDNMAAGALEVVKGNPTYKDMLVYGVDGTAEACLLIQDGSMTSTCLQSAIDLAALNLDTVHKLLTGEETQIDTDIEEVLITADNVDEYVEMYKKNGQITE
- a CDS encoding L,D-transpeptidase, producing the protein MKKRSLGILVFCLLLFGLCGTAFAAEKTKSPYYITVNLTANVVTVYEKDAAGNYTVPIKAFRCSGGTDTPEGTFRTSAKYEWRALYGNVWGQYATRITGPYLFHSVPYFEKDKTTLEYDEFNKLGTTASAGCIRLTVRDVKWIYDNCPIGTTVRMYRGDVKEPLQPAAVPKVNRNDTVRRGWDPTDPAAANPWRKGTMQEMQLQTAEADDRIEFYYEKGAYYISAPNAKQLFAFLDKEIDLSADGNKVKYDAVRVSYDGETKEIEGRAKGDAAYYKLRDLTNLIGAEMHWDKDTKHITIRLDEKEILLGKDLPERVPEIKDEATFPEKLAAFFMMQK
- a CDS encoding sugar ABC transporter ATP-binding protein: MGDDIKLRVSKIEKSFPGVKALDKIDFTVRKGTVHALCGENGAGKSTLMKIINGIYKPDAGEIFVDEKSVKIKDPIMARSLGIAMIAQELNYVPEMSVEENIFLGRLPVDGMGRVKWREVREKTERLLKEEHLPYKATDKLKTLTTSDIQMLEILKAISNDASIVVMDEPTSSITQKEVELLFKKIALLKAKGCAIVYISHKMDEVFRIADDITVFRDGTVVKSMRAEDTNIDEVIALMVGRRMENVYPKENIEIGEPLLEVKDLKSGQLFEDVTFHVGKGEIVGFAGLVGAGRTEVMRCLFGLDPIDGGTVKVHGKEIKIKRVADATKAGMVMLSEDRRRYGIIPMRSVRENASLAALEKFFYGGHAHRKEEEAMVAKYFDKMSVKTPTQETPIQSLSGGNQQKVLLAKWMMRDPEVLILDEPTRGIDVGAKFEIYKLMTEVAQAGKAVVMVSSELPELIGMCDRIYVMNQGHIAGELKREEFSQEAIMVYATGTHSIIQE